The following nucleotide sequence is from Alkalihalobacillus sp. LMS39.
ATGAAATTGTAAGACGTATGAAAGAACAGTCTAAAGTTGAACCTAAAGTCATTGCCACTGGAGGATTAGCTACACTTATTGCCGAGGAATCCCGCACAATTGATATTGTGGACCCGTTATTAACATTAAATGGACTGCATTTAATATATTGGAAAAACAAAGCATAAGTGTTGAAAGGAAGAGGATATAAAATGGGTGATTATTTAGTAAAAGCGCTAGGCTTTGATAATAAAGTAAGGGCATATGCGGTCCGTACGACAGAGATGGTCAATGAGGCTGTAAGAAGACAAAAAACATGGCCGACAGCGTCTGCTGCTTTAGGAAGGGCGATGACAGCTAGTACAATGATGGCTGCGATGTTAAAAGGAGATAATAAGCTAACGGTTAAAATTGAAGGTGGAGGACCAATTGGTGCTATTATTGTTGATAGTAATGCGTTTGGTGAAACAAGAGGTTACGTCTCTAATCCAAATGTCCATTTTGATTTAAATGCACAAGGAAAACTAGATGTTGCGCGAGCTGTTGGGAATAATGGGTATATGTCAGTTGTAAAAGATTTAGGAATGAAAGAGCATTTTACCGGAAGTGTTCCAATTGTTTCAGGTGAGTTAGGAGAAGATTTTACGTATTATTTTGCTTCTTCTGAACAAACGCCTTCGTCAGTTGGTGTTGGAGTTCTTGTCAATCCAGATGAATCGATTTTAGCGTCAGGTGGATTTATTATTCAAATGTTACCTGGGGCAGATGATGAAGTTATTAATACGATTGAAAAACGATTATCTCAGCTACCACCAATATCTAAGTTAATTGAAGCAGGGATGCCGCCTGAGGAAATGATAGCGGCATTACTTGGTGATGATAATGTGAAGATATTAGAAAAATCAAATGTTGTTTTTTCCTGTCAATGTTCAAAAGAAAGGATAGCCAATGCCTTAATCAGTCTTGGTAAACAAGAACTTGATGACATGATTGAACAAGATGGTGGTGCCGAAACACGATGTCATTTTTGCAATGAAGTTTATACGTTTTCGATCGAAGATTTACGGGCATTACAAGAAGAAGCCACACAATAACAATCGATCCATCATTTAGAAACTTTTTTATTGACGAGAGAAACACGGTCTGTTACTATAATCTTAACAAAACCAATGAACTTACTTGGTATTAAAGGAGGACGTATTAATATGAGAGTAGCGAATTCAATTACTGACCTCATTGGCCAAACACCATTAGTAAAATTAAACCGTCTTGTTCCAGATGATTCTGCAGATGTATATTTAAAATTAGAGTTTTTCAACCCAGGAAGCAGTGTAAAAGATCGTATCGGTTTAGCGATGATCGAAGCTGCTGAAAAAAGCGGAGATTTAAAGCCTGGTGATACAATTGTTGAACCTACAAGTGGAAATACAGGAATCGGGCTTGCGATGGTTGCTGCTGCAAAAGGATACAAAGCTAAACTCGTTATGCCGGAAACAATGAGTATGGAGCGTCGTAATTTATTACGTGCATACGGAGCAGAGCTTGTATTAACACCTGGACCAGAAGGAATGGGTGGAGCGATCCGTAAAGCAACAGAACTAGCAAAAGAAAATGGATATTTTATGCCACAACAATTTGAAAATGAAGCAAACCCGGCAATTCATCGTGAAACAACAGGAAAAGAACTTCTAGAACAAGTAGATGGACAAATTGATGGATTTGTTTCCGGTATTGGTACAGGTGGAACAATTACTGGTGCTGGTGGATTTTTAAAAGAGCATTTTCCTAACCTGAAAATATATGCTGTTGAACCTGTTGATTCCCCGGTATTATCAGGTGGAAAGCCGGGTCCTCACAAAATTCAAGGAATTGGAGCAGGGTTCGTTCCTAGTATTTTAAATACAGAAGTGTATGACGAAGTAATTAAAGTTTCTAATGAAGAAGCTTTTGATTTTGCTCGCCGTGCCGCTCGTGAAGAAGGAATTTTAGGTGGAATTTCTTCAGGTGCAGCGATTTCTGCTGCTCTTCAAGCAGCTAAAGAATTAGGAAAAGGTAAAAAAGTAGTAGCTGTTATCCCAAGTAATGGTGAGCGCTATTTAAGTACGCCGTTATATCAGTTTGAAGACTAATTATGAGTAAACTAAGCAGATTCTCTTCGTAAAAAGAGGGTCTGCTTTTTTTCATAGGAAGTTTGTTGTAAAATAACAGTAATAAAGAGAGTGGGAGAGTGAGATTTTTGCTACAAGAAAAGGATACGACCCATGCGATAGTCAAACGGCATAAGATGACTACGACGATTGCCATTTCGAAAGAGCAATGGTTTCGTGCCTATCAATATTTGGGGAAAGACGAATCCCACCACGTTTTGTTAGAAAGTGGACGAGGAGGGCAATATTCAATTATAGGGTTACGTCCTTTTGCCATTGTGAAAGGAAAGGGTAAGCAGTTTTCAGTAACGATAAAAGAAAAAACGACAGTCCAAGAAGGAACACCGTTTTCACTGTTACAAGAGTGGATGGACCGTTATTCCACACCTTTAATTGAGGATGGTCCACCGTTTCAAGGCGGTGCGATAGGGTACATAAGTTATGATATGGTTCGTCACTTTGAAAGATTAGAAACTACAACAACGGATGATTTACAAACATATGATTTTTATTTCCTTGTATTTGATGATGTATTCATTTATGAACAGGAAAAAGAAGAATTGACAATGATCACCCATTACACAGAAGGAACCCATCTTGACGCAAAAAAGCGTCTTGAAGGGTATAAAGAACAGTGGGAAACGAAATACCCTAACATGACTTGGGAGCAAAAAGAAGCGCCTACTAAGCAGGAAAAGGCAAGCGCGTCCTTGAGCGAAGAGGAATTCACGAAAGCTGTTTTGAAAATACAAGAATACATTGCTCAAGGGGATGTATTTCAAGTGAATTTATCAGTTAGACAAGAAAGGCCTCTTGTAACGGAGCCTCTTCATATTTATGAAAAATTAAGAGTGTTAAATCCTTCTCCTTATATGGCCTATCTTCATAGTGATGAGTTTCAAATTGTGAGTGGTTCACCTGAACTTTTAGTGAAAAAGAATGGGAATGACATTAGTACAAGACCAATAGCAGGAACACGCTCTCGCGGTAAAAATGAGGAAGAAGATGAAAAATTAGCAAAAACATTAATTGAAAATGAGAAAGAACGAGCAGAACATATAATGCTAGTCGATCTCGAGCGAAATGACCTTGGTCGCGTATGTGCTTATGGCACCGTCGAAGTAGATGAACTAATGGTTATTGAGAAATATTCACATGTGATGCATATTGTTTCTAATGTAAGAGGAACGTTAGCGGAGGGAAAGAGTGGATATGAAGTCATTGAAGCAACATTTCCTGGGGGTACGATAACAGGTGCTCCGAAAGTTAGAACAATGGAGATCATAGAAGAGCTTGAACCTGTGCGTCGAGGAATTTATACTGGATCTATCGGATGGATTGGGTTTAATGGAGATTTAGAATTAAATATTGTCATCCGGACTCTACTTGCTAAAGATGGAATCGCCTATGTGCAAGCCGGTGCAGGGATTGTCATCGATTCAGATCCAAAAGCAGAGTATAAAGAATCATTAAAGAAAGCAAGAGCATTATGGAAAGCGAAAGAGTTGAGTGAAGAAGAAATAGTAGATGAGCTGAGGAGGAAATAAAAATGATTTTAATGATTGATAATTATGATTCGTTTACGTACAACTTAGTCCAATATTTAGGGGAAATGGGTCATGAACTAGTCGTTAAACGAAATGACCAAATTACAATAGCTGAAATTGAACAACTTAACCCGGACTATATTATGATTTCTCCTGGACCATGCAGTCCAAATGAAGCGGGAATCAGTATGGAAACAATTGAGTATTTTGCTGGAAAAATACCAATTTTCGGTGTTTGCTTAGGACACCAATCGATTGCCCAGGTGTTTGGAGGAGATGTTGTTCGTGCAGAAAAATTAATGCATGGAAAAACATCAAAGATGACCCATGACGGTCAAACGATTTTTGCTGGCATTTCATCTCCATTTACAGCTACAAGATATCATTCATTAATCGTGAAACGTGAAACGTTGCCGGATTGCTTTGAGATTTCTGCGGAGACAGAAGAAGGAGAAATCATGGCTATTCGTCATAAGACATTGCCTGTGGAAGGGGTCCAGTTCCACCCTGAATCAATTATGACTGAAGACGGAAAGAAACTGCTCCTCAATTTTTTGGAAACACATAGTAAGGAGCGTAACGCGACGTGAAGGTTTATTTAAACGGACACATTGTCGATGGGGCATCTGCGCAAATCTCAATTTTTGATCATGGTTTTATGTATGGATTAGGCGTATTTGAAACTTTTCGAATCTATGAAGGTCATCCATTTTTATTGGATGACCATTTTCAACGTTTGCAAAAGAGTCTCCACCAGTTAGGAATTGCGTGGAGTTATGATAAGAAAAAAGTATGTGCGACACTAGATACACTGCTTTGTGCCAATGGCATAAAAGATGCATATGTGAGATGGAATGTATCAGCAGGTGTTGGACCGTTAGGATTACATATTGGTGATTATGAGGAGCCAACAACGATTGTTTATATGAAACCTATTCCATCCTTTATGCCAACAGAAAAACAAGCGGTTCTTTTACAAACGAGACGAAATAGTCCAGAAGGCAAACAACGATTAAAGTCCCACCATTATATGAACAATATATTAGGGAAACGAGAATTAGGGCAAAATAATGGAGATGAAGGCATTTTTTTAACAAAGGAAGGGTATATCGCAGAAGGAATTGTATCCAACGTGTTTTGGGTGAAGGATGATATATTATATACCCCATCACTAGAGACAGGAATATTGGATGGCATCACTCGACAATTTATATTTGCCTTAGCGAAGAAAGAAAATGTTCACGTCGTTGAGGGTTGTTTTTTCGAAGATGCATTGTTAGAAGCGGATGAAATGTTTATTACAAATTCGATTCAGGAGATTGTAAAAATCACAATGTACAATGGAAAGTCATTTTCTTTTTATGGTGGGATAACGGAAAAGCTTCAAAAGCAATATGAGGATGGGAAAACAAAGCTGTGGAGTAAAGGAGAGTTAGGATGAGCACACAGATGAATCGAATGAATGCCACATGTTTCACAAACCGAACGTATATCATGGGGATTTTAAATACAACTCCAGACTCGTTTTCAGATGGGGGGAAATACAATACGATTGAGCAAGCGATTATTCATGCGAAACAAATGATATCGAATGGAGCTGACATTATTGATGTTGGTGGGGAATCAACTCGCCCTGGTGCAGAAAAAGTAGAGGAAACAGAAGAGTTAGACCGTGTGATTCCAATAATAAGAGAGCTAGCCAAAGAAATTGATGTGCCGATTTCAATTGATACATATAAAGCCGAAGTGGCAAGACAAGCATTGGAAGCGGGGGCCTCAATTATTAATGATGTTTGGGGAGCAAAGGCTGATCCTGATATGGCGTTTGTAGCTGCAGACTTTCAAGCTCCGATCGTGTTAATGCATAATCGTGATAATCAACAATATACCGATTTAATGGAAGATATGAAAGCTGATTTACAACAAAGTATTGATTTATGTAAACGAGCAGGAGTAAGGGATGAACAAATTATATTAGACCCTGGAATTGGCTTTGCCAAGTCTTATGAACAAAATCTCGAGGTTATGCGCAGGCTTGATGAGTTAACTTCGATTGGCTATCCGGTCCTTTTAGGGACATCTCGAAAATCATTTATCGCAAAAACACTCGATGTTCCAGTAAATGAACGAGTGGAAGGAACGGGTGCGACGGTGTGCTTAGGAATTGCAAAAGGGTGTACGATTGTTCGCGTGCATGATGTGTTACAGATGAAAAGAATGGCTACAATGATGGATGCGATGCTTGGGAGGAAGGTATGACATGGACAAAATTCATATTGAACAAATGAAGTTTTATGGTTATCATGGGGTGTTACCTGAGGAAAATACATTAGGTCAGCGTTATATTGTTACTGTGCAGTTAGAACTTGATTTACAAAAAGCAGGTCAAAGTGATGATTTAAAGGAAACGGTTAATTATGCTGATGTATATAAAGTGACCCAGACGATTGTTGAGGGTAAGCCATATCAATTAGTGGAAACGGTAGCTGAAAAAATTGCGGATAGTTTGTTATCTACATTTGAGAAAGTACATCAATGTACAATTAAAGTTATCAAGCCGGACCCACCAATTGCAGGCCATTATGAATCGGTAGCTGTCGAGATTACAAGGAGTAGGTCTATTGGATAATATTGTTTACATCGGATTAGGTTCTAATGTAGGAGACCGTGAAAGTCATCTTCGCTTTGGTGTCTCCGCTCTAGAACAAGACCAGAATTGCAAAGTAGTAGAAACCTCTTCCATTTACGAAACAGCGCCTGTAGGTTATATTGATCAAGGTCCGTTTTTAAATATGGTCGTCGTTATAAAAACAACATTTAAAGCAGATGAAGTCTTATCGTTATTACTAAACATTGAGAAAAGAGCAAAGCGAAGTCGAGAGATTCGTTGGGGACCTCGAACGTTAGATCTTGACATTTTACTCTATAATCAAGAGAATATTAAGATGGATGTTCTGCAAGTTCCTCATCCACGGATGGCTGAACGAGCTTTTGTAATTGTACCTTTACATGAAGTGAACCCCAATTTATATTTGTCAAATAAAGAACAAACGGTTGAGCAAATATATGGTTTTTTACCAGATAAAGAAGGTGTAAAGATATGGAGAAGGAGAAATGGGGAAGAAAAATCCGTGCTTTTCGAAAGCTGAAAGGATATACACAAGAAAGCTTCGCCAAAGCACTTGGTGTTTCGATTTCATTATTAGGTGAAGTTGAAAGAGGGTCCCGTGTTCCAAGTGAAGAATTTATTGATAAAGTGGTCACATTGTTAAAGATTGAGAAAGACGATTTATTATCATAAAAGAAAAAAATGGAGATGAAATGGAGGTGTGACAATGTTTAAAATTGGAGATGTGCAGTTAAAAAACCGAGTGGTATTAGCACCTATGGCAGGTGTATGCAACCCTGCATTTCGGTTAATTGCTAAAGAGTTTGGTGCGGGTCTCGTTTGTGCTGAAATGGTTAGTGATAAAGCGATTTTATATAAAAATGAGAAATCATTAAACATGCTTTTTGTTGATGAACGTGAAAAACCATTAAGCTTGCAAATATTTGGCGGTGAAAAAGAAACGCTTGTGGCAGCAGCGAGGTTTGTAGATCAAAATACAAATGCAGATATTATTGATATTAATATGGGCTGTCCTGTACCGAAAATTACAAAATGTGATGCTGGTGCAAAATGGTTACTTGATCCAAGTAAAATTTATGATATGGTTTCTGCTGTCGTCGAAGCTGTAGAGAAACCAGTTACGGTAAAAATGAGAATGGGCTGGGACTCAGACCACATTTATGCGGTTCAAAATGCGCAAGCTGTTGAGCGAGCAGGTGGTAAAGCTGTTGCGCTTCACGGAAGAACGAGAGTCCAAATGTATGAAGGTACAGCAAATTGGGATATCATTAAAGAAGTAAAGCAATCTGTTTCGATTCCGGTTATTGGCAATGGAGATGTAAAAACACCTGAAGATGCTAAACGAATGTTAGATACAACAGGTGTTGATGGTGTCATGATTGGGCGTGCGGCACTAGGAAATCCATGGATGCTTTATCGTACGGTACACTATTTAAGCAAAGGTGAGCTTCTTCCTGATCCAGGTCCGCGTGAAAAAATAGATGTTTGTATGATTCATTTAGACCGTCTCATTGCTCTAAAAGGAGAGTTTGTCGCTGTTCGTGAAATGAGAAAACATGCAGCGTGGTATTTAAAAGGACTCCGTGGCAATGCTAGTGTAAGAGATAAAGTGAACTATTTTGAAACACGTGATGATGTAGCAAAAGCCTTATATGAATTTGTTGATGAAGTAGAAGCTAAACAACAAGAGGTTGAAATTGTGTAATAAAAGGCTCTGAAAAATGCTACTGCCAGTCACAACAACTGGCAGTTTTTCTACATATAGATGGATGTATTATATATTATGGACTAAACAAATGATTGAGGAGTGGTGAAATGAGTCAAGAAGTAGAAGTGTCGGATTTGTTAGGGGTACGTAGAGAGAAATTAAAGCATATGCAAGACCGTGGAATAGATCCTTTTGGTGGTAAGTTTGAACGAACGCATACAGCAATTGAAATGAATGGGCAATTTGGTGAACAATCAAAAGAACAGTTAGATGAAAATGAGAACCATGTGACATTAGCTGGAAGAGTAATGACAAAGCGCGGAAAAGGAAAAGCTGGTTTTGCTCATATCCAAGACTTAACAGGCCAAATTCAAATTTATGTTCGGAAAGATGCTGTTGGCGATGAGGCATATGATATTTTTGATACGATTGATATTGGAGATATTGTCGGAGTATCGGGTGTTGCTTTCAAAACAAAAGTAGGCGAATTATCAATTAAAGTTAAGACTTTTACTTTATTGTCTAAATCATTGCGTCCATTACCAGACAAGTTTCATGGATTAAAAGATATCGAACAGCGCTACCGCCAACGTTATGTCGATTTAATTGTAAATCCAGAAGTGCGAGATACGTTTGTCGTCCGAAGCAAAATCCTTCAGTCGATGAGAAGGTATTTAGATAGTCGGGGGTATTTGGAAGTTGAAACACCGACAATGCACTCAATTGCTGGTGGTGCATCAGCACGTCCTTTTATTACTCATCACAATGCTCTTGATATGAAATTATATATGAGAATTGCCATCGAACTTCATTTAAAGAGACTTATTGTCGGTGGTTTAGAAAAAGTGTATGAAATCGGAAGGGTTTTTCGAAATGAAGGAGTTTCAACAAGACATAATCCAGAGTTTACAATGATTGAATTGTATGAAGCCTATGCCGATTATCAAGATATTATGAGTTTAACAGAACAACTAATCGCACATATAGCACAAGAAGTTTTAGGAACTACGAAAGTCACATACGGTGAGTTTGAAGTAGATTTACAACCTGAGTGGAAACGACTTCATATGGTTGATGCGATTAAAGAGTATGCGGGTGTGGATTTCTGGCAGGAAATGAGTGACGAGGAAGCGAGAAATATTGCAAAGGAGCATAAAGTTCCTGTGAAAGAGACAATGACATATGGCCATGTTGTAAATGAGTTTTTTGAACACTTTGTTGAAGAAAAATTAATCCAACCAACATTTATATATGGGCATCCTACTGCTATTTCTCCACTGGCAAAGAAAAACCCAGAAGATGAGCGTTTTACTGACCGCTTTGAATTGTTTATTGTTGGCCGTGAACATGCGAATGCCTTTACAGAGTTAAACGACCCAATTGATCAAAGAGGACGATTTGAAGACCAATTAAAAGAACGTGAGCAAGGCGATGATGAAGCTCATATGATGGATGAGGACTTCATTGAAGCTCTTGAGTATGGAATGCCACCAACTGGCGGGCTAGGAATAGGAATTGACCGACTTGTTATGTTACTAACAAATTCACCATCTATTCGAGATGTACTATTGTTCCCGCAAATGAGACATCGAGAAACAACTGAAGAATAAAAAAACGAAAGAACCTTTTTCTTAATAGAAGAGGTTCTTTTCATATGGAAATAAAGGAGTATAATACCTCTAGTTTTAATTGAAATAGGGTGTATAATAAAGGTTACTGTTTTTATTAAAGTGGTCAAATAAATATCATAATAACTGTTGACATATAAAAATGTTTTTGTTATGATATTCAAGTCGCTGTTAGACACGGGGTGTCTGACACCGTAATAGCTCTTTGAAAACTGAACAAGAAAAAGCCAAGCGAATTAAAGAGATAGTAATATCTCGTCAATGAATTATTTTTGAGCTATATCAAACACTTTTATGGAGAGTTTGATCCTGGCTCAGGACGAACGCTGGCGGCGTGCCTAATACATGCAAGTCGAGCGGACAATAGGGAGCTTGCTCCCTATTGTTAGCGGCGGACGGGTGAGTAACACGTGGGCAACCTGCCCTGTAGACTGGGATAACATCGAGAAATCGGTGCTAATACCGGATAATAAATGGAATTGCATAATTCCATTATAAAAGATGGCTCCGGCTATCACTACAGGATGGGCCCGCGGCGCATTAGCTAGTTGGTAAGGTAACGGCTTACCAAGGCAACGATGCGTAGCCGACCTGAGAGGGTGATCGGCCACACTGGGACTGAGACACGGCCCAGACTCCTACGGGAGGCAGCAGTAGGGAATCTTCCGCAATGGACGAAAGTCTGACGGAGCAACGCCGCGTGAGCGATGAAGGCCTTCGGGTTGTAAAGCTCTGTTGTTAGGGAAGAACAAGTGCCATTCAAATAGGGTGGCACCTTGACGGTACCTAACCAGAAAGCCACGGCTAACTACGTGCCAGCAGCCGCGGTAATACGTAGGTGGCAAGCGTTGTCCGGAATTATTGGGCGTAAAGCGCGCGCAGGCGGTCTTTTAAGTCTGATGTGAAAGCCCCC
It contains:
- the hslO gene encoding Hsp33 family molecular chaperone HslO; amino-acid sequence: MGDYLVKALGFDNKVRAYAVRTTEMVNEAVRRQKTWPTASAALGRAMTASTMMAAMLKGDNKLTVKIEGGGPIGAIIVDSNAFGETRGYVSNPNVHFDLNAQGKLDVARAVGNNGYMSVVKDLGMKEHFTGSVPIVSGELGEDFTYYFASSEQTPSSVGVGVLVNPDESILASGGFIIQMLPGADDEVINTIEKRLSQLPPISKLIEAGMPPEEMIAALLGDDNVKILEKSNVVFSCQCSKERIANALISLGKQELDDMIEQDGGAETRCHFCNEVYTFSIEDLRALQEEATQ
- the cysK gene encoding cysteine synthase A — protein: MRVANSITDLIGQTPLVKLNRLVPDDSADVYLKLEFFNPGSSVKDRIGLAMIEAAEKSGDLKPGDTIVEPTSGNTGIGLAMVAAAKGYKAKLVMPETMSMERRNLLRAYGAELVLTPGPEGMGGAIRKATELAKENGYFMPQQFENEANPAIHRETTGKELLEQVDGQIDGFVSGIGTGGTITGAGGFLKEHFPNLKIYAVEPVDSPVLSGGKPGPHKIQGIGAGFVPSILNTEVYDEVIKVSNEEAFDFARRAAREEGILGGISSGAAISAALQAAKELGKGKKVVAVIPSNGERYLSTPLYQFED
- a CDS encoding anthranilate synthase component I family protein yields the protein MTTTIAISKEQWFRAYQYLGKDESHHVLLESGRGGQYSIIGLRPFAIVKGKGKQFSVTIKEKTTVQEGTPFSLLQEWMDRYSTPLIEDGPPFQGGAIGYISYDMVRHFERLETTTTDDLQTYDFYFLVFDDVFIYEQEKEELTMITHYTEGTHLDAKKRLEGYKEQWETKYPNMTWEQKEAPTKQEKASASLSEEEFTKAVLKIQEYIAQGDVFQVNLSVRQERPLVTEPLHIYEKLRVLNPSPYMAYLHSDEFQIVSGSPELLVKKNGNDISTRPIAGTRSRGKNEEEDEKLAKTLIENEKERAEHIMLVDLERNDLGRVCAYGTVEVDELMVIEKYSHVMHIVSNVRGTLAEGKSGYEVIEATFPGGTITGAPKVRTMEIIEELEPVRRGIYTGSIGWIGFNGDLELNIVIRTLLAKDGIAYVQAGAGIVIDSDPKAEYKESLKKARALWKAKELSEEEIVDELRRK
- the pabA gene encoding aminodeoxychorismate/anthranilate synthase component II gives rise to the protein MILMIDNYDSFTYNLVQYLGEMGHELVVKRNDQITIAEIEQLNPDYIMISPGPCSPNEAGISMETIEYFAGKIPIFGVCLGHQSIAQVFGGDVVRAEKLMHGKTSKMTHDGQTIFAGISSPFTATRYHSLIVKRETLPDCFEISAETEEGEIMAIRHKTLPVEGVQFHPESIMTEDGKKLLLNFLETHSKERNAT
- the pabC gene encoding aminodeoxychorismate lyase; its protein translation is MKVYLNGHIVDGASAQISIFDHGFMYGLGVFETFRIYEGHPFLLDDHFQRLQKSLHQLGIAWSYDKKKVCATLDTLLCANGIKDAYVRWNVSAGVGPLGLHIGDYEEPTTIVYMKPIPSFMPTEKQAVLLQTRRNSPEGKQRLKSHHYMNNILGKRELGQNNGDEGIFLTKEGYIAEGIVSNVFWVKDDILYTPSLETGILDGITRQFIFALAKKENVHVVEGCFFEDALLEADEMFITNSIQEIVKITMYNGKSFSFYGGITEKLQKQYEDGKTKLWSKGELG
- the folP gene encoding dihydropteroate synthase: MSTQMNRMNATCFTNRTYIMGILNTTPDSFSDGGKYNTIEQAIIHAKQMISNGADIIDVGGESTRPGAEKVEETEELDRVIPIIRELAKEIDVPISIDTYKAEVARQALEAGASIINDVWGAKADPDMAFVAADFQAPIVLMHNRDNQQYTDLMEDMKADLQQSIDLCKRAGVRDEQIILDPGIGFAKSYEQNLEVMRRLDELTSIGYPVLLGTSRKSFIAKTLDVPVNERVEGTGATVCLGIAKGCTIVRVHDVLQMKRMATMMDAMLGRKV
- the folB gene encoding dihydroneopterin aldolase, with translation MDKIHIEQMKFYGYHGVLPEENTLGQRYIVTVQLELDLQKAGQSDDLKETVNYADVYKVTQTIVEGKPYQLVETVAEKIADSLLSTFEKVHQCTIKVIKPDPPIAGHYESVAVEITRSRSIG
- the folK gene encoding 2-amino-4-hydroxy-6-hydroxymethyldihydropteridine diphosphokinase, with amino-acid sequence MDNIVYIGLGSNVGDRESHLRFGVSALEQDQNCKVVETSSIYETAPVGYIDQGPFLNMVVVIKTTFKADEVLSLLLNIEKRAKRSREIRWGPRTLDLDILLYNQENIKMDVLQVPHPRMAERAFVIVPLHEVNPNLYLSNKEQTVEQIYGFLPDKEGVKIWRRRNGEEKSVLFES
- a CDS encoding helix-turn-helix transcriptional regulator: MEKEKWGRKIRAFRKLKGYTQESFAKALGVSISLLGEVERGSRVPSEEFIDKVVTLLKIEKDDLLS
- the dusB gene encoding tRNA dihydrouridine synthase DusB, coding for MFKIGDVQLKNRVVLAPMAGVCNPAFRLIAKEFGAGLVCAEMVSDKAILYKNEKSLNMLFVDEREKPLSLQIFGGEKETLVAAARFVDQNTNADIIDINMGCPVPKITKCDAGAKWLLDPSKIYDMVSAVVEAVEKPVTVKMRMGWDSDHIYAVQNAQAVERAGGKAVALHGRTRVQMYEGTANWDIIKEVKQSVSIPVIGNGDVKTPEDAKRMLDTTGVDGVMIGRAALGNPWMLYRTVHYLSKGELLPDPGPREKIDVCMIHLDRLIALKGEFVAVREMRKHAAWYLKGLRGNASVRDKVNYFETRDDVAKALYEFVDEVEAKQQEVEIV
- the lysS gene encoding lysine--tRNA ligase translates to MSQEVEVSDLLGVRREKLKHMQDRGIDPFGGKFERTHTAIEMNGQFGEQSKEQLDENENHVTLAGRVMTKRGKGKAGFAHIQDLTGQIQIYVRKDAVGDEAYDIFDTIDIGDIVGVSGVAFKTKVGELSIKVKTFTLLSKSLRPLPDKFHGLKDIEQRYRQRYVDLIVNPEVRDTFVVRSKILQSMRRYLDSRGYLEVETPTMHSIAGGASARPFITHHNALDMKLYMRIAIELHLKRLIVGGLEKVYEIGRVFRNEGVSTRHNPEFTMIELYEAYADYQDIMSLTEQLIAHIAQEVLGTTKVTYGEFEVDLQPEWKRLHMVDAIKEYAGVDFWQEMSDEEARNIAKEHKVPVKETMTYGHVVNEFFEHFVEEKLIQPTFIYGHPTAISPLAKKNPEDERFTDRFELFIVGREHANAFTELNDPIDQRGRFEDQLKEREQGDDEAHMMDEDFIEALEYGMPPTGGLGIGIDRLVMLLTNSPSIRDVLLFPQMRHRETTEE